In Brevibacillus brevis, a genomic segment contains:
- a CDS encoding acetyl-CoA C-acetyltransferase translates to MEHVVIAAAGRTPIGSFGGVLKDVSARKLAETVIRGVLEKSGLEAGKIDEVILGNCIQRSDEANIARVAALDAGLGKEVTGFTVQRQCASGMQALASAASEILLGDSEIVIAGGVESMSNAPYVLKNARWGKRLAHGEMTDAMWELLTDPHHQILMGETAERLVDRYGITREEQDEIALRSQQNAIRAIDSGLFAEEIIGVPVKKRGDEQVVTTDEFPRRDVSMEGLAKLKPGFRPNGTVTAGNASGLNDGASAAVLMSEGKARQLGIDPLGRIVSWAWAGVEPDLMGYGPVPAVKKALAKAGLSLSDIELIEVNEAFAAQYLAVEKLLELPREITNVNGSGISLGHPVGSTGCRIVVTLLHEMRRRGLKRGLAALCVGGGMGMAMVVERP, encoded by the coding sequence ATGGAGCATGTGGTGATCGCTGCTGCCGGACGTACGCCGATCGGTTCGTTTGGCGGCGTCCTGAAAGATGTAAGCGCTCGCAAGCTGGCGGAGACCGTCATTCGCGGAGTGCTGGAGAAGTCCGGGCTCGAAGCCGGCAAGATCGACGAGGTGATTCTCGGGAATTGCATCCAGCGCAGCGATGAGGCCAATATCGCCCGGGTCGCCGCGCTGGACGCCGGGCTGGGCAAAGAAGTGACAGGCTTTACCGTGCAGCGCCAGTGTGCTTCCGGGATGCAGGCACTGGCCTCCGCTGCTTCGGAGATCCTGCTCGGCGACAGTGAAATCGTGATCGCCGGCGGTGTGGAGAGCATGAGCAATGCACCGTACGTCTTGAAAAACGCCCGCTGGGGCAAGCGGCTGGCGCATGGGGAAATGACGGACGCCATGTGGGAGCTCTTGACTGACCCGCATCACCAAATTTTGATGGGTGAGACGGCGGAAAGACTGGTCGACCGCTACGGGATTACCCGCGAGGAGCAGGACGAGATCGCGCTGCGCAGCCAGCAAAACGCGATCCGGGCGATTGACAGCGGCTTGTTCGCCGAGGAGATTATCGGGGTGCCAGTCAAAAAGCGGGGAGATGAGCAGGTGGTTACCACAGATGAATTCCCTCGCCGCGACGTGTCCATGGAAGGACTCGCCAAGCTGAAGCCGGGATTCCGACCGAACGGCACCGTGACGGCAGGCAATGCTTCCGGGCTCAACGACGGAGCTTCCGCCGCCGTGCTGATGAGCGAAGGAAAAGCCAGACAGCTCGGAATCGACCCGTTGGGCAGGATCGTCTCCTGGGCGTGGGCGGGAGTAGAACCCGATTTAATGGGCTACGGTCCTGTACCCGCTGTCAAAAAAGCCTTGGCTAAGGCAGGTCTTTCTTTGTCGGACATCGAGCTGATCGAAGTCAACGAAGCGTTCGCCGCTCAGTATTTGGCGGTGGAAAAACTGCTGGAGCTGCCCCGCGAGATCACCAACGTAAACGGCAGCGGCATCTCGCTCGGCCATCCCGTCGGATCGACCGGATGCCGGATCGTCGTGACTCTGCTGCATGAAATGCGCAGACGCGGCCTCAAACGCGGCCTGGCAGCCCTGTGCGTCGGCGGCGGCATGGGAATGGCGATGGTAGTCGAACGTCCGTAA
- a CDS encoding LCP family protein, whose protein sequence is MMFLSFMKKRWKQIAFHTLSCLTLAALVAVAYTAYQYKQMTQKWYAPIEGSPGSVQHAAAALPPRDLLTAAEPLKPFLLLLLGVDSRDGESARSDTIMLAAIHPEKQSAYLISIPRDSYMQLSGKGYDKVNHAMAYGGPKLVKETLEKFLDVKIDRYLSVDFEGFRQIVDELGGVSIDVKKRMKYSDPSDDTYIDIQPGLQTLTGEQALDYARYRKSDLGKEDSDYQRINRQQEIIRALAAKGASVQAYAKAFSLMEIVGNHVKTDLTDEEIAALLLAYGDPTPNVIRTDTLVGQDERIWHNGILGWYHLVPGTERERVHQQIVQTLAR, encoded by the coding sequence ATGATGTTTCTTTCATTCATGAAAAAACGGTGGAAGCAGATTGCGTTTCACACGCTTTCGTGTCTGACGCTTGCAGCGTTGGTGGCGGTAGCGTACACAGCCTATCAGTACAAGCAGATGACGCAGAAGTGGTACGCGCCGATTGAAGGGAGCCCCGGGAGTGTGCAGCACGCAGCCGCTGCCTTGCCGCCCCGCGACCTTTTGACCGCGGCCGAGCCTTTGAAGCCGTTTTTGCTGCTCTTGCTCGGGGTCGACAGCCGCGACGGCGAGAGCGCCCGCTCCGATACAATCATGCTGGCGGCCATTCATCCGGAAAAGCAGTCGGCCTACCTCATTTCCATCCCGCGCGACAGCTATATGCAGCTGAGCGGAAAAGGCTACGACAAAGTCAATCACGCCATGGCGTACGGCGGCCCGAAATTGGTGAAGGAAACGCTGGAGAAGTTTCTGGACGTAAAAATTGATCGCTACCTCTCTGTAGACTTTGAGGGGTTTCGGCAAATCGTGGACGAGCTCGGCGGCGTGTCGATCGACGTGAAAAAGCGTATGAAGTACAGCGACCCGAGCGACGACACGTACATCGACATCCAGCCCGGGCTGCAGACACTGACTGGCGAGCAAGCCCTTGACTACGCCCGCTACCGCAAGAGCGATCTGGGAAAGGAAGACAGCGACTACCAGCGCATCAACAGGCAGCAGGAGATCATCCGGGCGCTGGCGGCCAAAGGCGCTTCCGTGCAAGCGTATGCCAAAGCGTTTTCGCTGATGGAAATCGTGGGCAACCACGTCAAGACGGATCTCACCGACGAGGAAATCGCCGCGCTGCTTTTGGCATACGGGGATCCGACTCCGAACGTGATCCGCACCGATACGCTCGTCGGACAGGACGAACGCATCTGGCACAACGGCATCCTGGGCTGGTATCACCTGGTGCCAGGAACCGAGCGGGAGCGGGTCCATCAGCAGATCGTCCAGACGCTGGCCCGTTAG
- a CDS encoding long-chain fatty acid--CoA ligase, with product MSNAKPWIANYPPETAPSLEYPRVPLTRFLEQSAADFPDSFAIYFLGKRITYRELLAMSYQFAHALIRRGVRKGDRVAIMLPNTPQTVISYYGALFAGATVVMTNPLYTERELIHQLNDSGAETIITLDMLYSRVSSVQASTPLKRLIVTSIGDFLPFFKKLLYPFVQKRERHNPQVPYGSEVEPFLSLLKESAPNPVKTEIDAENDIALLQYTGGTTGVAKGVMLTHANLIANAVQCQAVLHKVRRGRERIMGALPLFHVYGMTTVMNKGISIAAEIILVPKYDVKQIFDMIDKVRPTLFPGAPTMYIALINHADLQKHDLSCIEVCVSGSAPLPAEVQHKFEELTGGKLVEGYGLTEASPVTHSNPIWGKRVAGSIGLPWPDTDCRIVDSSTGEALPPGEVGELAVKGPQVMKGYWNRPEETAAVLQDGWLLTGDVGYMDEDGYFYIVDRKKDMIIAGGYNIYPREVEEVLFEHPAVQEAAVIGVPDPYRGETVKAFVVFKQGKQASEDELEKHCRNRLAAYKIPRQYEFRSELPKTMVGKVLRRQLQEEDKQQRVADDQEKSS from the coding sequence ATGTCAAATGCCAAGCCTTGGATTGCCAATTATCCGCCCGAAACTGCACCGTCTCTGGAATACCCCCGTGTTCCACTGACCCGTTTCCTGGAACAGTCAGCTGCTGACTTTCCGGACAGTTTCGCGATCTATTTTCTAGGCAAGCGCATTACATATCGCGAGCTGCTGGCGATGTCGTACCAATTCGCCCACGCCCTCATCAGGCGCGGCGTAAGGAAGGGCGATCGCGTGGCCATCATGCTGCCCAACACTCCACAGACGGTCATCAGCTATTACGGCGCCCTGTTTGCGGGAGCCACTGTCGTGATGACCAATCCTCTCTATACGGAGCGGGAGCTGATCCACCAGCTGAACGATTCCGGAGCCGAAACCATCATCACCCTGGATATGCTCTACTCGCGGGTTTCCTCTGTCCAGGCGTCCACACCTCTGAAACGACTGATTGTGACCAGCATCGGCGATTTCCTTCCGTTTTTCAAAAAGCTGCTGTATCCATTTGTTCAGAAAAGGGAAAGGCACAATCCGCAAGTTCCGTACGGAAGTGAAGTTGAGCCTTTTCTTTCCTTATTAAAAGAAAGCGCTCCCAATCCCGTGAAAACGGAGATTGACGCGGAGAATGACATCGCGCTGCTGCAGTACACAGGCGGCACGACAGGCGTAGCCAAAGGCGTCATGCTGACCCATGCCAATCTCATCGCCAACGCCGTCCAGTGCCAGGCCGTGCTGCACAAGGTGAGGCGTGGCCGGGAGCGCATCATGGGCGCATTGCCGCTCTTTCACGTGTACGGAATGACCACGGTCATGAATAAAGGGATTTCCATTGCGGCAGAAATCATTCTCGTTCCCAAATACGACGTGAAGCAAATTTTTGACATGATCGACAAGGTGAGGCCCACGCTTTTTCCGGGTGCACCGACGATGTACATCGCCCTGATCAACCATGCGGATCTGCAAAAGCACGACCTGTCTTGCATCGAGGTGTGCGTGAGCGGCTCGGCGCCCCTCCCGGCTGAGGTACAGCACAAGTTCGAGGAGCTGACGGGCGGCAAGCTCGTCGAAGGCTACGGATTGACCGAGGCATCCCCGGTGACGCACTCCAACCCCATCTGGGGCAAGCGGGTAGCAGGCAGCATCGGTTTGCCGTGGCCCGACACAGACTGCCGCATCGTCGATTCCTCCACGGGCGAAGCATTGCCTCCGGGCGAGGTAGGCGAGCTGGCCGTCAAAGGCCCGCAAGTGATGAAGGGCTACTGGAACCGGCCGGAGGAGACGGCTGCGGTCTTGCAGGATGGCTGGCTGCTCACCGGGGATGTGGGCTATATGGACGAAGACGGATATTTTTACATCGTGGATCGGAAAAAAGACATGATCATCGCGGGCGGCTACAACATCTATCCGCGCGAGGTGGAAGAAGTGCTGTTTGAGCATCCGGCGGTTCAGGAGGCCGCTGTCATCGGCGTGCCCGATCCGTACCGCGGCGAGACTGTCAAGGCGTTTGTCGTGTTCAAGCAAGGCAAGCAGGCGTCGGAGGATGAGCTGGAGAAGCATTGCCGAAACCGTCTGGC